The following are from one region of the Cystobacter ferrugineus genome:
- a CDS encoding LysR substrate-binding domain-containing protein, with product MGRSSSRHVQARMCSEGGGLAVLPLQVAETTPGLERVDLGEPPPDREVWLGYHRDFQHHPRLRALIDAVEAALLLELPKSVKRVFPPRAS from the coding sequence ATGGGGCGCAGTAGCAGCCGCCACGTGCAGGCGCGGATGTGTTCCGAGGGAGGAGGACTCGCGGTGCTGCCCCTTCAGGTGGCGGAGACCACTCCCGGCCTGGAGCGGGTGGACCTCGGCGAGCCGCCTCCCGACCGGGAGGTCTGGCTGGGCTACCATCGAGACTTTCAACACCATCCCCGGCTGCGGGCGCTGATCGACGCCGTCGAGGCCGCCCTCTTGCTCGAGCTTCCCAAGAGCGTGAAAAGGGTTTTTCCGCCCCGGGCGTCGTGA
- a CDS encoding carboxymuconolactone decarboxylase family protein produces MSRISIPTADTAPAATRPVLQTLQRKLGRVPNLYATIGHSPGALQSMLAWEEALSRSRTISRREREQLNLHVSELNGCGYCISAHSAIGKSLGLSEQDIEAARVGAGANARENAILALARRVVRTGGHGAGGELVRAREAGLSEAEVVDVIAAVSLRSFTNAVAVIAQTELDWPKAPALPEA; encoded by the coding sequence ATGTCCCGCATTTCCATCCCCACTGCCGACACCGCCCCCGCCGCCACCCGGCCCGTGCTGCAAACCCTTCAGCGCAAGCTCGGCCGCGTGCCCAACCTCTACGCCACCATCGGCCACTCGCCTGGTGCGCTCCAGTCCATGCTCGCCTGGGAGGAGGCGCTGTCGCGGAGCCGCACGATCTCCCGGCGCGAACGGGAGCAGCTCAACCTGCACGTCTCCGAGCTCAACGGCTGCGGCTACTGCATCTCGGCCCACTCGGCCATCGGCAAGTCGCTCGGGCTGAGCGAGCAGGACATCGAGGCGGCGCGCGTGGGCGCCGGCGCCAACGCTCGCGAGAATGCCATCCTCGCCCTGGCACGCCGCGTGGTGCGCACCGGCGGCCACGGCGCGGGGGGCGAGTTGGTCCGCGCGCGCGAGGCGGGCCTCTCCGAGGCCGAGGTGGTGGACGTCATCGCCGCCGTCTCCCTCAGGAGCTTCACCAACGCCGTGGCCGTCATCGCCCAGACCGAACTCGACTGGCCCAAGGCCCCCGCCCTTCCGGAGGCTTGA
- a CDS encoding polymer-forming cytoskeletal protein encodes MTSLIHSFLAVLLFATPSLAEDGGEAAFHDSTCSISVKKSDLFSRGMTLRVEGAQEAHDAVALDGDVVVRAGATVKDVVAMRGNVTVEAGARVLGKVVALGGDVHVAEGAILEGEVSALGGRVHAAPGATLRGEKNELSLQVNGKDPVQLFMGQLFSGKAFANCKLRVTEK; translated from the coding sequence ATGACTTCGCTCATCCATTCCTTCCTCGCGGTCCTCCTGTTCGCCACGCCCTCCCTGGCGGAGGACGGGGGAGAAGCCGCGTTTCACGACTCCACCTGTTCCATCAGCGTCAAGAAGAGCGACCTGTTCTCCCGGGGCATGACACTGAGAGTGGAGGGGGCGCAGGAGGCGCACGACGCGGTGGCCCTGGATGGGGACGTGGTGGTGCGCGCGGGTGCCACGGTGAAGGACGTGGTGGCGATGCGCGGCAACGTGACGGTGGAGGCCGGTGCCCGGGTGCTGGGCAAGGTGGTCGCGCTCGGCGGGGACGTTCACGTCGCCGAGGGCGCGATCCTCGAAGGGGAAGTATCCGCCCTGGGTGGGCGGGTCCACGCCGCTCCGGGCGCGACGCTGCGCGGGGAGAAGAACGAGCTGTCCCTCCAGGTCAACGGCAAGGACCCCGTCCAGCTATTCATGGGCCAGCTCTTCTCGGGCAAGGCCTTCGCCAATTGCAAGCTGCGCGTCACCGAGAAGTGA
- a CDS encoding ABC transporter ATP-binding protein, with protein MSDVVNTGALEAVGIEHRYGSKTVLRGLNFTVQPGQIYALLGGNGAGKSTTLSIFLGLVRPTAGQARVCGHDVAADPRAARSRLAYVPENVALYEHLSARENLDYFLTIAGSEQRSPSDIDEALEAVGLTREAWGKRVGGFSKGMRQKVAIALAIARRVPVLLLDEPTSGLDPRATGDFNRLLDTARTRGVATLMVTHDLLSATEIADRIGFLAQGRLEEELAATGQERFDVRALHQRYARAGEAA; from the coding sequence ATGTCCGACGTCGTGAATACCGGTGCGCTCGAGGCGGTCGGGATCGAGCACCGCTATGGCTCGAAGACCGTTCTTCGGGGGCTGAACTTCACCGTGCAGCCCGGGCAGATCTACGCCCTGCTCGGCGGCAACGGCGCGGGCAAGTCGACGACACTCAGCATCTTCCTGGGACTGGTGCGCCCCACGGCGGGTCAGGCCCGGGTCTGTGGCCACGACGTGGCGGCCGATCCCCGGGCGGCGCGGTCGCGGCTGGCCTATGTCCCCGAGAACGTGGCCCTCTACGAGCACCTCAGCGCGAGGGAGAACCTCGATTACTTCCTGACCATCGCGGGAAGCGAGCAGCGGTCACCGTCGGACATCGACGAGGCGCTGGAGGCGGTCGGACTGACGCGTGAGGCGTGGGGAAAGCGCGTGGGCGGGTTTTCCAAGGGCATGCGCCAGAAGGTGGCGATCGCGCTGGCCATCGCCCGGCGCGTGCCCGTGCTCCTGCTGGACGAGCCGACCTCCGGCCTGGATCCGCGGGCGACGGGCGACTTCAACCGGCTGCTGGACACGGCCCGCACGCGCGGTGTCGCCACCCTGATGGTGACGCATGATCTGCTGAGCGCCACCGAGATCGCCGACCGGATCGGCTTCCTGGCCCAGGGCCGGCTCGAGGAGGAGCTGGCCGCCACCGGCCAGGAACGGTTCGATGTCCGGGCGCTGCATCAGCGCTATGCGCGGGCAGGGGAGGCCGCATGA
- a CDS encoding ABC transporter permease: protein MNFPGTKVPRVAAEEWRALVRNRVAMIASLTLAALLVTSALLGVEQRNATQAARARYQATADETFDAQPDRHPHRMVHYGQFVFRPLSTLAFIDPGVDGFTGNTVFLEGHRQNSANFSEARQSSLLLRFGQLTPAFVLQTLAPLLIIFLAFGAVAREREQGTLRLLVAQGLRPSEFAAGKLLAHVGVVAAIAAPALLVLVAAALAGLAPPVPSLLMASGYLVYLSIWAATALLVSLLVRRARDSLLVLVAAWMGVVILAPRILPELAVARLPTPTRIETDVAIHHELKQIGDSHNPDDPYFSEFKAKTLARYGVEKVEQLPVQWAGLVGMEGERLTSGLFDRHAREAFAREAEQNRLVRRFGVISPLIAMRQLSMSLAATDTESHQDFLEQVERHRYAFVQALNLLQVTKIPNQNAGADPRISADHWKTLPGFTYRPPDVLLLAGGRIRDNLLVLMGWLAVLLVGCGLAARRLEATR, encoded by the coding sequence ATGAACTTCCCAGGCACGAAGGTCCCGAGAGTCGCCGCCGAGGAGTGGCGGGCCCTGGTGAGAAACCGGGTGGCGATGATCGCCAGTCTCACGCTCGCGGCCCTGCTGGTGACCTCCGCTCTCCTGGGAGTGGAGCAGCGCAACGCCACGCAGGCGGCGAGGGCCCGCTACCAGGCCACGGCGGACGAGACGTTCGACGCCCAGCCGGATCGCCATCCGCACCGGATGGTGCACTATGGGCAGTTCGTCTTCCGGCCCCTCTCGACGCTGGCCTTCATCGATCCGGGGGTGGACGGCTTCACCGGCAACACGGTGTTCCTGGAAGGCCACCGGCAGAACAGCGCCAACTTCAGCGAGGCGCGGCAATCCTCGCTGCTGCTGCGGTTCGGCCAACTGACACCGGCCTTCGTGCTGCAGACCCTGGCGCCGCTGCTCATCATCTTCCTCGCCTTCGGTGCCGTCGCGCGGGAGCGCGAACAAGGCACCCTGCGGCTGCTCGTGGCGCAGGGACTGCGCCCGTCCGAGTTCGCCGCGGGCAAGCTGTTGGCCCATGTCGGCGTGGTGGCCGCGATCGCCGCGCCGGCGCTCCTGGTGCTGGTGGCCGCGGCGCTCGCCGGCCTGGCGCCGCCCGTTCCCAGCCTGCTGATGGCGTCCGGCTACCTCGTCTATCTGTCCATCTGGGCGGCCACGGCCCTGCTCGTGTCGCTGCTGGTACGGCGCGCCCGGGACTCCCTGCTCGTCCTGGTCGCGGCCTGGATGGGCGTGGTCATCCTCGCGCCCCGGATCCTTCCCGAACTCGCGGTGGCGCGGCTCCCCACGCCCACGCGCATCGAGACGGACGTGGCCATCCATCATGAGCTCAAGCAGATCGGCGACAGCCACAATCCGGATGACCCCTACTTCTCCGAGTTCAAGGCGAAGACCCTCGCCCGGTATGGCGTCGAGAAGGTCGAGCAATTGCCGGTCCAGTGGGCGGGGCTGGTCGGCATGGAAGGAGAGCGCCTGACGAGCGGGCTGTTCGATCGCCACGCGCGCGAAGCCTTCGCCCGCGAGGCCGAGCAGAACCGGCTCGTGCGCCGCTTCGGGGTCATCAGCCCGCTCATCGCCATGCGCCAGCTTTCCATGAGCCTGGCCGCCACCGACACCGAGAGCCACCAGGACTTCCTGGAGCAGGTGGAGCGGCACCGCTACGCCTTCGTCCAGGCGCTGAACCTCCTGCAGGTGACGAAGATCCCGAACCAGAACGCCGGAGCGGATCCCCGGATCTCCGCCGATCATTGGAAGACGCTGCCGGGCTTCACCTACCGGCCGCCGGACGTGCTCCTGCTCGCGGGCGGCCGGATCCGGGACAACCTCCTGGTGCTCATGGGCTGGCTGGCGGTCCTGCTCGTCGGTTGCGGCCTCGCCGCCCGGCGTCTGGAGGCGACGCGATGA